The Lates calcarifer isolate ASB-BC8 linkage group LG24, TLL_Latcal_v3, whole genome shotgun sequence sequence atgaagtgaaaatgtaaaattcctcattttattttattgggAATCCCTCTATGCCCTGCAAGCAAGGAACCCCGGGGGTCCCCGCAACCCACTCTGACAACCGATGCTTcaatctttctttgttttttatcttattttagaAACACAAACGAGTCGGTGTGCGTCGCGTTTGCGAACTGAAACTCCCAATAAATGAAGTTACATGTTCATAAACGCAGATGAATTATTGGGAGTATCTGAGAGCATGCACGGGATTTAAATGAGGCTGGTTCCACCGTTTTAGTCCAGGACTCTTTCCCTTTACTAAGGCGAAGATGGGCGTTTGTGGACTGCTCTGGAGTCTGCGTCACGTGGCCTGGTTTCTGCCTCGCCATTGGTGCAAGGCACGTGTCTGGGAGGACGGTGGGAAAACGTCACTCGGGGGGCTCGTAttgaaaataagaacaaaactcCAGAGTGAGAGTATTAGAGCATCAGTTTAGGAGCCTCTTTATTTACCCTTAGTTTAGTTTAGGTGTAGGCACTACTGAGCACACTGAAATCGGATAACACTAAATTGGACGGTGCGCAAATGGCACATGTTTTAGCTCTGCGATATCAGTTGTAACCCGAGGTTGAGGGAATATATGTCAAAAAGTATGCTTTTCTCAGAGGACACTACCGCAAGGCTTTGCATGGTGTCCAAGGCACTCACTAGTATTTGagttccttttttttatttattttacgcGTGCAGTTTTTTTCGcaatttaatttccctgaagTTCTTTGCCAATTTTATTGCAGCGGAGAGAGCGATAAAGGGGTTAAAGAGAGTAAAGCGGGGAAAGTGAATCAGTATGGAAGAAAATGATCACGGCAACAGAGACGTGGTGGAGCGGCAGGAGTCGGCGGATGAATCAAACAGAGCCATCCTTCCCCTTTTACAAGCGCCGGGGAACCTGCAGATCCCTCACCGGGTCACCAATTTCTTCATCGACAACATCCTGCGGCCGGATTTCGGCAAGAAAAAGGACGGGGGCGCGAACCGCGAAGAGGGTAGCCTGGCGTCGCGGGAGAGCCACAACAGCCCCGCCGCCCCTCAGACCGAGCCGGTGGGGAGCACGGTGCCGGCGGAAGGGACCTCCACTCCGCACACGGTTACCGGGGCTAAGAAGCCCGCTATAGCCGCCGAGGAGCCCCTGAAACCCCGCGGGGAGAACGGAGACCAGTGCCTAagctcagactcagacagtTCCCAAGCCAGCTCAAACCAAGCCCTGTCTCAGCCCATGCTGTGGCCAGCCTGGGTCTACTGCACCAGATACTCGGACAGGCCTTCTTCAGGTTGGTGGCATCGTGCATGCGTTTTTACTATATACCGTATTCTCGGTAACCTGAAATACCCCGTAACACTGACCCCGGATGCCTTGACCGACTTCTGCCGAGTAGAGTGGAGCGAAGCGTGCAGTCAGTGCACCGCAAACTCACAATTAAcccaaaaataaatcacattttaaaaaaatagaaaattattGAATGCAAAACGCCAATCCAGAGCTCGCCTATTAAGAATATGCACTTGTGCAAAGCAGAAAAATAccatttgaaaaataataaataaaactggcTTTTCGGTAAGAGTAGGCCtatttttaaatgcaaacagaaagagaaaaatatttctttttaacagAAACACGTTGTCAAATCTTCATATTTTAATTACTCACCAAAATATACCAAAACATAATAaacagctatttttttttttttagcttttacGCACAGATATTTCTCTATTAAAATGCTCCCATTCAGGCAGTCTTCTTGCAAATCTCCCTGGGTTATGAATATGATAATACTGGGGTCCTACATAGAGTAAACATAAGCGCGCTGATAGGCTGCATGTCTTCAGGAGAATCTGCAGGTCTGCAAAATATTATATGTCAGAGCTGTTTGGCTGTTTGACgagttgtgtttgtgatgaattaaaaatgcatgttttcacAATGGACGCTGGCATTAGCACGTGTGTACCCAGGCCAGTAGTGAGCTTTAAAGTATTATTtctaatctttatttataaGAATTCACTGCTTACAACTTCTCTGCCTGCAGCAAGGTTAATATCTTGTCTATTTTTTAAGTGTCCATCAAAAGTGGGGTACAACTTGTTCTCATGCATTATGTAACGCTGTATAGAGTGGCGTAGGCGACTACTACGAGTTGTAGAGCTGCACAGTTTTTATATGGGCTgcttggggaaaaaagacacacacactcacacacacaagctgattCATCAGTAAAAAGGTTCGGCCTGTATTATGtcgttttaaatgtttttttcagtgtttggagGAGGGAACCAAACACTTAGCCCAAAGCTCCACCAAACAGGCCTCTGTCCAGATAGGAAATTAATGTGGATCTAATGTGTGCTGCTCAGATTCTGTTCACGTTTGCCCATTGAGGAGCTTTTCAAGTGGctcacaaaaagcaaaaatgcaaagtAGCTGCACTGAATTTTATCCTGGTTTTCAACTCACCTGCAACAACAGTAGCTGAGATGTGTCACTGATGTTTTCCCCCCCAGTGTTGTCCTATTGGCTAATAATTCCTTattggtgtcagtgtgtgtgatgtgagtgtgagtgtgtgagtgtgtgtgtgtgtgtgtacgtatgtgtgtgcaggCGAAGAAGAGTGATGgaaacagggagggaggggagctTTTGCTTCTTGGATGTTTTCTCCAGtggagaaaacattttacaatcaGTGCTTCTCGGGTTTTTTACTCATTTGTCCAAAATGTTTGGGGGCACCAGATAAACttacatttgtgattttatttttcttaacaAAAAAGCTTCGAAAGACTCGTAGGCTAGTAACGTATTGGCAACAGATGTCTGAACTTTTTTTTGAGATTGAAATAAGttttaaattctacatttttcttgtaaaataGACTTTAAGCAGCTGTTTTACATAGATTCTCGGTACTATCCTACATGTAAAGTAGAACAGTATACTATGTATATGTTGATGGGGTATTTTAATGGGATAACCCAAAAATATATGGAGCCGTTTGCCTGACTATGACCCATGTAAAAGTTTTGCTATCTCTCTATTTTCGCCCATATTCGTGACCAAtatatctgtgtctgtgaccCCACATTCCCCGATTCCCCTCCACTGCAGGGCCAAGATCTCGCAAACCAAAGAAGAAATCGACCAGCAAAGAGGACAAGCGACCACGGACGGCCTTCACAGCAGAACAGCTGCAAAGACTAAAATCGGAGTTTCAGACAAATCGGTATCTGACCGAGCAGAGGCGGCAGAACCTGGCGCAGGAACTGGGCCTGAACGAGTCCCAGATCAAGATCTGGTTTCAGAACAAGAGGGCCAAAATCAAGAAGGCCAGCGGCACTAAGAACGGTCTGGCCTTGCACCTGATGGCACAGGGACTGTACAATCACGCCACCGTCACGTCGAAAGACGAAAAATCAGACAGCGATTGATTTCCAGAGAAGTAAACAGCAGCCTCCTGACGAAAAAGAACCTATAGTAATCCTatgatagttttttttaaagaggtatCACAACAAAACTCTACCTGCAGGAATATTTAATGGCACCACAGCAgataaaaataccacaaagtACTATTACTATCACTATAGTAAACGTTGACTCACTACAGATATACAACGGTTCCAGGACAccatgagaaaattaaaaaacactacaaatgAACATTAAGGTCACTGGACCACTGAGAGTCCCAGCAGGAGGATTTAATGATCTCTATAGGAGTATTATAGTGATTTTTCGTTATATGGGAGGTTGAATCAAGCCTACAATGCAATAATTTCATCGAATAAAGGGCCAGTGTATAGAGTATACCAGCataaattgtttaaaaaaaataagagagagatATTTCTGCAATATCACGTCTATAAAAGATGTTGTATAAAGGtatgttttcattgtttgtcGTCCCCGCCCCCCCAAACACAGGAGGTACAAATGCTTACACCCTTCATTTTTTCTATAGGCCTACTGCTACTATCATGATTGtcatcattttacatttaactgGCACTTGACGTTGCGATCTGTCAGTGAAGTGAACAAAAACTTAAGTCCAAAGAATATTTTTCTGCTGCATCCAGGCTACTgtgaatttaaataaatgctAACACGAATTTTATTTCCATGCTTGTTGGTTTCCTTGGTTGTGTTTGATGTAAAAATGGGACAGAAGGGAGGTGGCTTTTTGTGTCACTCGTAGACCTAATCGGGCAGACAATGAATTTTgatacgttttttttttttttaaaaggaaggaagaaattCACAGGAACAGTTTGTTATTATAAGTGACTGAGAGGTAGCGATTTTTTCTAACACGCCACTTAACTAAAATGCTGACTTAAGCCTTGTTTATATGTATGTGGTCGTCTCATAGCCTTTAAACAAACGTTATGCGCGTATTCCCTTCATTATACCAATGCATCAGTGCAGCTATTATAGTTTTAAATAGcaatataaatcatttgttttgtagCTAAATGAGTTCAAGGCTATAATGCTGCCTATAAAGTCACAGAAACAGCTCTGTAGCATAAAGACAATGATGACAACCATTTTGCGCACTCTTTGGGTATAGACTATAAATGCAGGTTATTGGATGTTCTTGTTAAATCTTTCtctatatacatttttattacatatcCATATATCATAAAAGAAGGCAAATCCGTCAGTGACTGTATTACAAATGTTGGAAATCTCTTATCGTTGTTGAAAGGACTTcatatgtgtatttatatagattatattgagaaaaaaatctatccAATGACCAGTGTTGCTTTAGAGTAGATATCTGAGGTGTTTACACTGCTTGTTTATCTTGCAAtaacttctttttgttttctttttatcgTGAATGAAAAATAGTTTATGGGGCCTTTGCATGAAAGCTGCAATTTGTTGTACTTGGGCAAATAACTGTGTTTATAAACTTTGGTCATTATCGACGAAAGTATGATCGAGCTAAGTTTTAGACTGTATCCATACCAAATTGTGGACTTTTTGCcttttcaaagtgtttttgttgtgtatctgcaaaaagtgtgtgtgaattaaaatccaccaaacagaaacacactttgcCTTAAAGTTCAAGTGTGAACTTTTTATGAAACAGAACTGTGCCGAATCAGAGAAGCAGTATTACTTCAAATGCAGACTATTCAAGTTTAATGCCTTTATGAGAACTGCTGGTACGACATTATGAATTTACTCATCAGcgtatatctatctatatatgaacatgtttaaataaaattacaacacAGAGTTGTAGAATACAatgctattttttattttatgttggAAGTATTCTTTGGTATAAATGTACATAATTTGTATCATGTATTAATTGTGTAATTAACTGCCTCCTgaaaactgcaaaagaagagTAAATAAACCTTGAAGATTATACACAAACAAGTTTCTAGCATGTTTCTATGAAGCAAAGGTTCACATACTGCTCTAAAAACTCTGAAAAAATAACTGAGGTCTGGTTAAAGCAGCAAATGTGACCTTCAATCAGTGCTGAGCTTCTGCAGGcctgaaaaaaaacagctgcattaCTAGCTCCAATTGTCTAGAGGAGGAATACATACAATAATAGCTTTAAATAAATgctgcaaaatgtcaaatattcacAAATTTAATCACAAACAGTATTAATTTGCATAGCATAACAAACACCCACCCATTCTATGGGCGGTTCTGGATCAGATTCATGGAGGATCAAATTCACGGGTTTTGAGATTAAAACACTCGCAAGAGCATCCAACATTATGCAAGGGAAAGCCTTGAACAATTCCCAGGCATGTTTCCTCAACAATGCCTTATCTGCATTTCCATACTTGCACCACTAGTCTTTGAACGCCATGTCTAACGGCCAGTGACTACCATTAGAGCAGATAGGGCTGCTCCCAGCACTGTCTCCACGACGGTCAGTCCTCCTTGCTGCTTCTGAAAAGAGCCTGTGCTTCTATCGCAAGGCAGAAATGGGAGTcgaaaggagagagtgagagaaagggggggggggtgagagaaagagagagacagaaagagagagagagagcaatgaaGGTCAAAGCCTGTCATGGCTGCAGGTGGCTGGTTTCCCCCCCTCCCGCCCCGCAGTAACCCATTCTCCACACACAGCTTTCTCACTCACTAACTCAtacactccctctccctcacacacacatatatatatctatacacacacacacactcatacacacatctTACTATcacttggttttattttattcttgcCACACATCCCCATGCATACcaacacatttcattcatttctgctTCTCTTCACATGCGCACACACCCCTGTTGTTTTGGTCCTTCACTCAGCGCTTCAATAGGAACCTTCATCAAAATATTCACAGGAAGAGAAGCTCCCTGAAGTTCAGATAGGGACACCAATGAATGAACAATAGCTAAAGCTGTAAGGCTGCATGGCCACATTCTCCTGGAGCAAAAGCGTTTATCTGAGAGTGATTTGTCTCGTCTCTGAAAGTGAGATTCAGGTGGTCAAGTGATGTCAAGTGGTCGTTGTTCGGGGATCTTAACTGCAAGTGGAAAGATATGAGTTGCTGTCAAAACACAATACATAACAGTATAAATCATCTGTAATGTGTATAgataacacagaaaaataagcaTCTGGAGGTAGAAACTGTAAAAATGCCTGGAATGAAAGTTATCTTCTGCAGTACTGCTGACAATTCCAGAAAGTTCTCATGCTGTAAAAATGGAAGTGAGCGCAGGATACATCAGGGAAGTATCAATGTCTACCTCTAAACACAAAAGGGCCCCCATCCTGCTATGACCTCTCCTAccatcctccccctcccctACTGTGTCATTTACCCACAGTTTCTAAATGCTTCCTACGGGCCAGAGTGGAATCTGCTCAGAGGTGCCTGGGCTTTGTGGCGGAAACATAATTAAAGTGGTGAAAGATGTAAAAGGTGAAGAATGGGGATGACATCAGGCCAATTTCACACTTGGCACTCGAATGGCTAGGTCCAAGCCAGGACTCTTGCCTCGCAACACAGATCAAAGCCCACTGTCAACGCACcagtgcaggaaaaaaaagaggcaaaaggACACCTAACTATGCTAATCCCCAGGACGAATATATTTTAATCTTGTTAGAATACAAGTTAATGCCGTGGCTCAGTGACTGAACTTTTTGGCAAGAATGAGAGGTGGACAGAACTACTTTTACCTTTTCTACATGAGGTGCCTCTGTCTGGCACCGGATAAACAGCCAGAGTCTGAACAAACTTTCTTTTGGCCAAACTCGGCGTATTATAaagccacatactgtacaggCTGCAGATAGGAGCCGCTGAAAAGGCGAGCAACAGTTTTCATTAAGAACAaccatggaaaaaaaaaaaaaactcaacccCAGTAGCTGTGTCAGTGACCCCGTCTGAAACCCCACTAGGGCACATAACATGCAAAGGAAATGAGTATTTTGTGGACTGGTTTGTCCCCTCTCACATTGAGCCCTCCTTTCTCAAAAGCACCTTGGTAACCCTTGATCTCTCATGTATGGAAGTCAGGGCACTGGGGCCTGCAGAAGTTGACTAGGCAGACAATAGCGAGCGGATGCTTTCTGGAAAAGTCACACCCAGGCAACTCTCATTTCACACACCGTGTTTGAGTGACCCTTGAAAAAAGATGCAAGACTTTTCACTAAAGAGTCTTTTTGTTCACTTAACGAAAttcaggaagaagaaaaaaaaaaacactcttctTTTTCCTATGTAAAGACCACATCTGGTTTCTGGAGtggatgtttttctgctcagtgggactgaattaaaacatgaaatcttGCATTAAATTTCATAAAGTTGTTGATAACATGGTTTGACCAGCAGCACTTCTTCTCTACATTGGCTGAATCATGGATGTGTTGCAAAAAGATGACTCTTCTTTCAGACAAAATGTGGAGACAATAATGAGGAAACACTACAGGAAATACCTGCTCATAAAGAGCTTGTGTTTAACTGTAAGCAATCAGTTTATGTTAAATTTCAGTTGATAACAAGTTGCATCAGTTCAAGCATGATTTTTTTGCAAGCTATATTTGATACAATACTGTCTACGGCTTTGGTAAAATTACAGGGATTCTGAGACAACAGGACAACAGTCACTTCAGAAACTAACTCCAACTTTCAAAATGGTGTACTGATTGTATGCCGAGTGGAAGCAGATATCTTTCACTGACCaaagtgattcatttttatttgaatgcaAGAAACATCAACAGATTTAGTCAATTTTTAACTTCACGCTACCACTTAGCATCATCGGGGTTGTGACTAAcgattatttttattatcaataaatctgttttggtttttttttttacatttttcatcagtCGACTGATCATTTAGTCtatgaaattacaaaaaatgcccatccctattTCCCAGAGCATGAGGTGACTTTTAAAATTGCCCATTTTAACCGACCATCAACTAAAACGCAAAAGATATTTTATTCCTGATGATATATAACGGAGAATAGCAGGAAACATTCCCATTTGCTGCAAGATTGGCTTTGCTTGATAAATTACATAAGCCATTTCTGATAATCAGAAATATTGTTACATACTTGTCGACCTGTCGATCAACTCATCGATTAATCAACTGACAGTTTCAGCAGCAAATATAAAGATAATACCATAGGAGTACaatgtgtgtaaaatctgtaaCATTTCACTTTATGTTCTTTGTCTTATAGTATGAGTAATATGGCAAATCAAAAACAAGATGACTGATGCATGAATAACTGCATGCATGATTTTCTTCCCACAAATTTCTGGATTACTTGGGTTGAATAAGTTTTATTAAGCATTGATTAGCAATTCATGTTATCAAAATATGCCCTggcattcattttaaaatcttttccaAACTTTTCTAATACAAAACAGACATTATGCTATCTGTGCAGTCGAATTTTCTTCAATTATCTTAACACCTAGAGCTGTAGCTGATTTACAGTTGAACACTGAATGATTCTTCAGTCATTTGGCCATGCATTTTGTTCGGTATATATCGTAGTTGTAAAGGTTTGCTCAAATTCTAGCTTAGAATATCTGGGTAATAAACTGAGGTAATAGAATTTTTAACAGCACCTACCTGCTTGTGTCCTTTAACTCTGAGGGCTTTGCAACTTAATATATAAGTAAAATCAAAGCTAAAATAAGTAtatgcaacaaaacaaaaccttcaTGATAAACAAGCTTTAAAAACTAGTTGTGACAGCACAGAATGACACAGATACTACTTTTCTCTGACATCTCTTTTCAGAGTTCCAACCTGGGATTGGGTGTTGTGTGCTGCACGGAAGTAAACAATGTTGAAGATTTTCCAAAATAAGTACAGAGTTCATTCTTTACAATATCACACAGACAAGAGTAAAACATTCAGTACTCCGGTGGAAATACAAACGCACGCAAAGTTGTCAAAGATAACAGCTGTAACGGATATACCGCATTATCATTTCATAATTCATAAGGGAGTCTATGCAATGAAAACTATATCTCTTGAACAGAAGCAGTAAAGGTGTTTATGTTTCTAGGTGTTTCTTAAAAAGTCTCTCATACACTTTTCTTCTACATACTAAATTAAGATGTACAATGTACAGTCATGCCAGTtctggcctttttttttttttaaccgaGTTTGTGTTGCTTGCTGACACACAGCTAGACAGGGTCAAGGATACATCTGACTCACCTCAGGCCCCTTGCTCTCCCCCAGGGACTGGCCTGTCACTCACTTTGTGGTTACGCATCATAGCTGACAGAGGCACAAAGTGAGAGCTCGATACTgcatcaacagcagcaacatcatCACCAAAAGCATGACATCTTCCTCCTAGTCCACCACCAACTCTCTACACTGtagaagggaagaaaaaaacacattcacaccaagagccaataataaaatgtcattcaATGTGAGTAGGAAGACCTAAAAATAGAAGATTTGGACATTTACCTTAAAATTCTCCACACTGCAGTTTGGATAGGGAGTGCTTTGCAATAGAGTTGTCCTGAAGTGGCAGCCAGACCTGCAAAGATTTAAAATGATAGGGTGTAATACTTAATTTCAGTCAGTTTATTGAGACTGGATACACACATCTACACTCTGTGAACCATTTTAAATGGCTCTCCAGCTCACTGAAATAGCGCTGGGTTGGTGTAGCGTATAGCCTTTAATTGGTATTAGTTAGATGACATAATAAGCACATGCATAAAGCTGTTTGACTAAGAGCAAAGGGTTTCAATGATCACTGATCATAGCACTTTGTTCTTtccacattaaaaatgaatacagtCACTGAAATACTGTACTGCACCACTACAGAATACAAATGATGCTATGGCCAACACTGACAACCCAAACTAAGACAtattacaacaaaaaataaacatacacatcaTATGAATGATATAGCAGTTTTGCATCTTAGATGCTACAAAGCAGAAAATTCTGTGATAATAAGCTAGCGCCCATTTCAATCGTGCCAAGCTGCAACCGATAATTTGGAGAATAAAATGGCAGCTCGCCAAAACCTGGGTGAAGAGTTCAAAAAATGTTAACGCTTCCTATTACAACGCAGTGTGTCAGAATGAATACAAAAAGCATTTTTAGCTTAGATGTTTTCTATTTGGCTGCATATGCTCTCTGAAAATAGTGGAGCCGTGGTTTCGCTAATGATATTTGGATCAATTTTATACTTTAaacttcagttatttttcagagGAATATACTGCGACATTTTGTTCTATATCTGGACATATTGTGGCCAAAAATAGAGCACTGTCATGAACTACAGATTTTGGGTAAATCTGCGACAAAAGAAGTTAACCCTTCACTGGTTTCAGCACAATCTACCTGTCTAGACATCTTTAGATTCCACATTGTACTCAGACGGCCGAATTCACCAGAAATAATTATCTCAGTTTAAGATGGCATACAAGGCGAGCTCAGTCGACTGTGCCTTAGCTCACAGTAGTGGGCgttcctccctttctccctctcactcatTTTACTGCATGCTgccattttaactgtttctgAGTGGCAGGCGAGAGGGCGGGGTTGGTagtggcagccatgatggtGGAATCGCTACACCCACTCCTGAGGAACAGCCTCAACATCAAAGCCAATTCACACATTAGGCTATGTTGTGTTTCAGGCCAAAACCAGGGACTCAAGGTATAGGACGAAGTATGACACACAATAACAGAGTAATATCAACAACATCTCAAATATCTGCATCACGAAACATTTCTATTAGACTGTAATAGAAAGTAGTAGGTTTATACTCTGATAATAAGGGTGTAAACATACTAATTAtgttattctgacattttataattACTAAGAAAAACCCATCCTAATTATTTCAAAAAAAGATATGCAACTATACTTGATTCGTAAGCAGAGGTCACAAATCAGatgtttaaattcaaaataCGCAGTAAACTTCAATACTGTACATCAGGGTTAGTGTctacctttttttctttctttctttctttcttttttctttacataGACTCAGATTAGCAGCATTATTTGTTGCACTGCATATTTCTTGATCATCTGTTCagaatattattatattaaaatcTTTTCACTTAAGTTGTGTACGTACATGTTCTTTGTAAGTACAAGTTACGAGAAAAGTGCAAATGTTGAGaagagctgaaacacactgtgCATATTACTTTCATATGCTTGAATATTAAATTAGAGCTtcacaaagataaaacagaaaaaaatagaatgAAATGTTACATATGGTCAAGACAGAAAACTGGCTTTGGCTCAACAAGGCACAACATAAATACAGCTCAGAGAAGCGATTCTTACCCAACaatgttaatgtaaaatacTGAGTGAATGGAAGAATATTATTCTTCAGTTCAGGATACAAGAGATCTCAAATTCAAAGATTACTTACTGTGCATTAGAAATAcaatttccaaaaatgtgtcAATATCAAAAACAATCACGAATCAAAAAACCAGCAAGACTTCCTTGGTGTTAGAATatatcacaaataaaaaaattaaaaatgaaaaaacatcacGACTCCCTCCAAGAAGCATCATCATGGTTCAGATTAActaaagcaaacaaacattaaattctCAGATAAGTGACTTGAATTTCAGAGCTGAAAGCCAAAGGCATTAGTCAGCACTACGGTCGTTTGTCTTGCACAGCTGCCCTGACATTctgtaactgaactgaaaatgtcacattattactaaaatcaaaaatgaaagttTTGCTAACAAATTCATGCTTGTGGTCCCTCAAAGCAGATTCTGTGTTATGTGGGTCACATCCATACCCCGCCTCATTTCCCCACCCCCAACcctgaaaattaaaaagaaaaaaaaatgtcttccttGGATAACCAGAGTGGCTCCTAACCAACTACATTTGAGGTCAAAGTTCATTATATCCCCTTGGCAACACCAGGGCAACAAGCAAGAGTGTCTAGACGGGTCATGGTATCCCCCCCCCCAATGCCCAAACCAACC is a genomic window containing:
- the en2a gene encoding homeobox protein engrailed-2a, producing the protein MEENDHGNRDVVERQESADESNRAILPLLQAPGNLQIPHRVTNFFIDNILRPDFGKKKDGGANREEGSLASRESHNSPAAPQTEPVGSTVPAEGTSTPHTVTGAKKPAIAAEEPLKPRGENGDQCLSSDSDSSQASSNQALSQPMLWPAWVYCTRYSDRPSSGPRSRKPKKKSTSKEDKRPRTAFTAEQLQRLKSEFQTNRYLTEQRRQNLAQELGLNESQIKIWFQNKRAKIKKASGTKNGLALHLMAQGLYNHATVTSKDEKSDSD